In Rhizobium sp. WSM4643, the following are encoded in one genomic region:
- a CDS encoding VUT family protein, whose translation MLKTRSTIAYVALMTLVVVASNFLVQFPLNAEVAGINLADILTWGAFSYPIAFLITDLTNRQFGPQAARKVVFAGFVVGVTLSFFTSVPRIAIASGSAYLAGQLLDIAVFNRLRRQAWWRAPLVGSLIGSALDTVMFFSLSFAAFFVLLGPNDPFALEAAPVLGVFATEAPRWISWAIGDFAVKMIVGLVMLLPYGALMNVLRPMQAARAS comes from the coding sequence ATGCTGAAGACCCGCTCTACCATTGCCTATGTCGCGCTGATGACGCTCGTCGTCGTCGCCTCCAACTTTCTCGTCCAGTTTCCGCTGAACGCCGAAGTCGCCGGCATCAACCTCGCCGACATCCTGACCTGGGGCGCCTTCTCCTATCCGATCGCCTTCCTGATCACCGATCTGACCAATCGTCAGTTCGGCCCGCAGGCAGCCCGCAAGGTCGTCTTTGCCGGCTTCGTCGTCGGCGTGACGCTCTCCTTCTTCACTTCGGTGCCGCGCATCGCCATAGCCTCCGGCTCGGCCTATCTCGCCGGCCAGCTGCTCGATATCGCCGTCTTCAACCGCCTTCGCCGTCAGGCCTGGTGGCGCGCCCCACTGGTCGGCTCGCTGATCGGCTCGGCGCTCGATACGGTGATGTTCTTTTCGCTTTCCTTCGCCGCGTTTTTCGTCCTCCTCGGCCCCAACGATCCCTTTGCGCTCGAAGCAGCCCCCGTCCTCGGCGTCTTCGCCACGGAGGCTCCGCGCTGGATTTCCTGGGCGATCGGCGATTTCGCCGTGAAGATGATCGTCGGCCTCGTCATGCTGCTGCCCTATGGCGCGCTGATGAACGTGCTGCGGCCGATGCAGGCCGCTCGCGCCAGCTAA
- a CDS encoding ATP-binding protein — protein sequence MVHIHVMGASGSGTTSLGLVLAQKLDIAHLDTDDFFWLPTDPPFTTPRDADDRIRLLLDEVARHEGWVLSGSALKWGGPIEPLYDLIVFLRIDPELRMTRILTREIARYGNRIRPGGDMAVKSGEFLEWAASYDTAGPERRSLAAHEQWLETQTVPVLRLDSSLGIDDLAAEVLLHPAIAAGAIRRRR from the coding sequence ATGGTGCATATTCACGTCATGGGCGCGTCCGGTTCCGGCACCACATCGCTCGGCCTTGTGCTCGCCCAGAAGCTCGATATTGCCCATCTCGACACCGACGATTTCTTCTGGCTGCCGACCGATCCGCCGTTCACGACGCCGAGGGATGCCGACGACCGCATCAGGCTGCTGCTCGATGAGGTGGCGCGGCATGAAGGCTGGGTTCTCTCCGGATCGGCGCTGAAATGGGGAGGGCCGATTGAGCCACTCTACGATCTGATCGTGTTCCTCAGGATCGATCCGGAGCTTAGAATGACGCGCATCCTCACGCGGGAGATTGCCCGATACGGAAACAGAATCAGGCCCGGCGGCGACATGGCCGTCAAGAGCGGGGAGTTTCTGGAATGGGCGGCGAGCTACGATACGGCCGGCCCCGAACGCCGCAGCCTTGCGGCACATGAGCAATGGCTGGAAACGCAGACAGTGCCGGTGCTGCGGCTCGATTCATCGCTAGGTATCGACGATCTGGCGGCAGAGGTGCTGCTGCACCCGGCCATCGCCGCCGGTGCGATCCGGCGGCGTCGGTAA